Within the Scleropages formosus chromosome 8, fSclFor1.1, whole genome shotgun sequence genome, the region aaacacaggtgtTACATTCCGTCCACAGGACATGCGGTCCCTCAGAGCGCAAATGGGACACGCGAGTCGCCTCCCTACACCGTGACTGTACCGCACAGCCAGGTACGAGCCAAGCAAACGCAGCAGACGCATCCCGTACGAGCAGCCAGTCACAGGTGTCAGCACCGAAGGACGCTTTGTTAAAAACACATGCGATAAAACGCTAAAACGGGGTGGGCAGTATACCAGGCACTGAAGTGTCCATGTctgaaaataagcaaaacaaagaaattcatGTAACGCCAATGTCGCAGCCCAATTCTTGATCCGCTCTATTAACTGGCCTCGTTGCAGCACCAACGTTTATAGTTatcacacatttctttttaaactagCTGAGAAAAACAATATTGGCAAgtatatttttccagttttgaaaTCAAACATAAAATATCTATACTTATTCTTCATTCACTTCATTGTAACAAAGACCACTATTTATTCTAGGTAGAATAAAATCttcaacattaaaaattaaaataataagcagAGACAAAGCATGATCCATCCGTGCACATCCTCTCTAGTGAAAGCCGCGTGTCCTGCGCCCACCTCTCTTGTCCTCGGACTCGTGCTTGGGCTTGACAAGGTCCACGTGGCGTCCCATGATGCCCAGCGCTGCCAGATCAATGACCCCACTCTGCATGGTGTCACCGAGGTGGCTCTGGTCCACGACGTTGGCCTTGGCCTTGCTGGATTTCAACATGAAGTCCTTCAAGGCCAGAAGCTTGTCTTCCTCAGCCTCTGTCATTCCCTTCCAAGCGCACGAATGTTCGGTTAACACACACTTATCTGCAGAGACACAGCTACAACATTATAAGTTCTTCAGAGAGCCTGTGGACTTCATCTACCATATTTCACCTGTGAGAGCAGCTTCTTCAGCAGCTGAGCGATGGCAGGATCCTCAGGAATGGGGCACTCGGGGATGAGGCCGTTTCGCTTCTTCTGCCGAAGCAGCAGATGCCTGAACAAGCTGCCGATGTCCTTGGAACGCAGGGAGTAGTCAAAGATGGAGCGACTCACCGGCTCCTTCAGCACACTCAGGAGAACGATTTCTTTATCAATCTGCCACAGGAAGGATCTTGTCAGTCACACTACTCTACAAGATGGAATATTTACCTATAATTACTAGTTCAGTTAAGAACAGACATGGAGCATGAGTATTTGATTCATTTTTGAATTACAATGCAAGCGATTGACTTAACGTATTACATAAATTACAGGTATTAAAGCTATGTTGTATAATCAggttttggtttattttttcactaatttcaagCATCGCTCGTAGTTAAATAATACATtgagcttggggtgcctggtctTACCTGTATAATGGGCTGCGTGATGAAGGGCGTGAGGTGAGGCATGAGCTTACAGTAGACATCAGCGATGTTGAGGTGCTCTGCCACCACAGTGATGAAGCCCACGGCACCGTAGCAGATCCACAAGTTTGGGTGGCATAGGAATGGAGCTGGAGATGAAGAGACATAATGCACAGGCTCGTGCTTCATTTTCGTTGACCTCACGCTCCTGTATGTTCTAGAAAACACGTTAATGTCGCACAAACAAGGACCATCCCTCGTGTCCTACTGCCATAACACTAAAGACCGCAGACACATTAAGGGTTGCGCGGGCCCCCACGCCACGGCCACCTCACCGATGTCGCTGACAAACTCGTAGATGTGTGGCTTCTGCAGCAGCCCAAGCTGGCACATGCACGTGAGGGCATTGAGGGCCTTGCAGATGACAAACTCCTCTGCGTCACTCAGGCCCTGCTGCAGCAGGGGCTTCAGGATGGACGAGCTCTGCCAACCCACATAGGCTGCCACCCCTGTAGGGAAACAAGTGGCTCAAGATAGACTTGGGCACGGCAAAAAGAATGAGCATTTCAGGACTCGGGAGGTTATGTTGGATCCAGAGCCGGATTTTGGCGTTTGCGGGTCCAAACCATTTCACATACAAAAACGGGGGTAAATACAAACCGAATTACATCGACTGACAAGACACACTTTAACCTATTCTAACACTACACATTGACACTATACTCGTAGTTTCCCGAACAGCCGCTAGACAGCGTACTATTGTTGATCTGGAGCAACTAGAGCTCTAATATGGATTTTGGGGACATTGTTGCAACTGTACGTTGCTCTGTGAAGGTGAACTGGGTCTGCTTACCCACAATGCTGTCAAAGAAGGCGCCACGGAGGTGCCAGTCATTCTTGTCATTGAGGAAGGTGATCATATGGGAGAGAAGCACGTCGTTGGCCTTCTGCCGGCCAAAGAACACACAGAGGCGGGTGATGCCATTCTCCATTAGCGTCTGTTTGACGATGTTCTCGGGATCACTGAGCAGGGTCACCACTTTCTGTTGCACCATCTCATGCAGCGCCTGCAGCTCTGTGTCAGAgagcagagcaaacacacaaTAAACGACAGACATTCGGCGATCAATGCACATTGCTTATTGACGCTGATGCATGGAATTTCGAAGAGCTGTGGAATGCAGTGAGTAGCAATTACCAGAATCATAGTTTTCATTGGGATGCAGGGCTTCCTCAGCATCCTCCCCATTCAGGTCATGTTCCATATTCAGATTGTTCTCCTGGACCAGCTCAAGGAAGCGAAGGGCTGTTTCAGCCAGAAGTGCAATATTCTCTGGCAAAGGCCACAGACATACAAAATGGAGTAGGACATGAAATTCTGCTCATTACATAAATCCATAAAGAAGTGCAGAAATTACAAAAGACCTGTAGTTCACAAGGCACAGCAGATGCTACGAACCTATGCATTACAAATACAGGTAGTGCTCGACTTACAACGACCGTCCCGTCAAgcttattacattattttggtttattattattaaatgggTACCGATGCATAATGAATCCATAACAAAGAATTTGCTCTTTCTTTCCATCTCCGTTTCTCTGCCAGGGTGTTTCATTTTCCCCACTCTGACGCTCCCTGTTTCAGGCCAGGGTACCTGCATAAGCCAGTCTGACGATGGTCGCCTCATCCTGGGCCAGATGAGCAATTCCAGGCAGGATGTACTCAGGGTAGATGTTGATGTCGTTGCGGGGCACCTCCTTGACCAGCGCCAGCACTTTAGTGAGTGTGCGCAGGGCCTCAGCTCGCACGCGGGGCACAGAGTCACTGCAGAAATGCAGCAAGTAGGGCGTGATGCGGTCCAACAGCACTTCGACACTAAGCCGCTCTGCCAGATGCAGCACCAGCTCCAGAGCCGCCAACTTGGAGTCGCAGGTGCACAGGGTCTGCAGACACGATGTAATGACAGACACAAGCACGGCCAGCGCGTGCTCCTTGGTAGTGTCTGACTCTGTGGCTCGCGCCGCTTTCTCAGCTTGCTCACCCCCGCACAGATTGTGGAGGATGTTCTCCAGGTCCTTACGCACCACTAGGACTCGTTCGTCGGCTGACTGGAACGTCTCCTTGGCAAACTGGGCCATGTAGGGTTGCAAGAAAGTATAGAAGATGTCTGGGAAGGCCTTTCCCCTCTGCTGCTTCAGATACTCCTCTGCAGTCAGACGCTTCTCTGGCTCACGCTGCACCATCTGGGCCACCTGGGTAGgttccccccccgccccgacaAATCAGCACAATTATGACACGGAAACAAGAAGATATTTTACTCATTGTTTCtaatttcttaaatgtttaaagaaCCAAAACCTTTGGTCCTGTTTTGCAAATAGAGAAACAACCAAAAGGGACACATGAACTTCTTTTGAAAACAGTTTCCTGGGAATCTGTCTAATTTACATAATCAGCCTTATAAACTGGATAGAATGTAATATCTCGTTAAATAAAATCCATCAGCtaagaaacagaataaatataagATCAGAAGTCCTTATTAAAACATTACCAGCTCTCTGACGCTCCTGTCCTCGATTTTCATGAGCACTTGCTCGGTCTGGAAGTGCCCTTTGCGGTAGGCCAGAAGCTGCGAGAGGTCAAAAAGAGGAATCCCCTCTGTGAAGAGCTCTGCTATAACACAACctggaaaacagaagaacaacACAACACCACAGTAAGACTGCCAACAAAAAGAAGCTGAGGTTCTAGGACTTCCTGCCCTGAGCTGAACCATAACCCAGTGATGAAACTAGACATTTACCTCCTGAaagaactgtacattttaatgtcCCATTAAGCTCCATTATCCGGTTTGCAGAGTGTCACTAAATCCATGCTGACGAGTAATCTACTGCTGCATGCCTAGGCCTGTTACCCTATGTATATGTATAcgtattaatttagttgatgcttttctccaaaatgacttaaaatgtcAAGCAACTTACtatgattcatccatttatacagctaagaaATTTTTACGGtaacaattgagggtaagtaccttgaccaagaggACTACAGCagtgggtgggattcaaacctgggaccccTGAGTCCAGAGGCGGTGGCTCTCGTGCATAGAAATGGAACGACAGTGAAAACGGAAGTGGAAAGAAAGCGGAGTACCTGCAGAGAATATGTCCATGGCCTGTTTGAGTTCCCCGCGGGTCCTCTGGCTACTGGAGCTGAGGTCCATGAGAGGTGTGGTCTGGTCACTTTCTGTGGCGAACATGCTCCCGTCCACGAAGCGCTCGGGAGCGATGTAGCACGTCCGTCTCCGCGACGTGTCAAAAAAGTAGTTGAAGTCTGCCGGGTTGTCCTCCGGCAAGTAGGTGGGCTTGAAGCTGGCAAAGTCCGTAAGGAGCACCCAGTTCCAGCTGGTCACCATGATGTTCTCAGTCTTGATGTCGCCGTGTCTCACGCCCGACTTGTGCGCCTGGTCCACGGCGTTCAGGATCTGGAAGGCGATCCACTTCTTTTCGATGTTGTTGAGGAAAGGCCGCGTGCTGATGCGGTCGTACAGGTTGTCCCGCACGAACTGGCGGAAGAGCATGGCAGCCTTCTCCGTGAGCGTGGCCTTCTGGAAGGGCAGACAGTTCTGGCACGAGTGCAGCCTGATcttgagctcctccagctcttgcTTGTAGCTGGTCAGAGGCAGAGAGGGGTCCTGGATGGCAAACACTTTGACCACCACGAGTCCCTCTCTGTGCTTCGCCCGAGCCACCTTGAAGAACCTGGTGCTGCCCAGGCTCCTGTCATACTCGTAGTCGTGGATGTCGGAGAAGTAGCTGTCCACGGACAGAATCTGGGACGGAGCGATGCCCGCGAGCTGATTCCCCATCACGGCGCAGCTTCCGTCCAGCTGACTGTCAAATCCAGTGgcaattttgaatttaaaaggaaaaaaacagaaccagAAAATGAGAAACGGCACACGCTGCTCATGACGCACAAGAGCACATCAAAGACAATAGCATCTGACACTGATCTGCATGGGGCAAGCACAAGATGACGTCATTACACCTCAACATTTTTAGTGATGTACAGGACACGACGCGCGCGCACAGTCAGCACTTTGAGGAGAAATCAAAGAGGCCGCACTCTTTTGGAATTATATGCGCAGCACCTGCTACACGAAGTCAGTGTCCGTCGTCGCTGTCGCGCTTCTAGAACTGGCACTGCCACTGACGAGACAGTTCTGACTTCGGCACAGCGAAGGTGCGAAACAACGGGCACAACAAACAGTGAACAGAAAGCACGTGCGTCACGTGACGCCGCCCTGCTGCCGTACCTGCACTGACTGAGGAGCACGACGTTACGCGGCAGCGCTACGCAATGGAAATCTCTGCGCCGCTCTGCGTTTCTTCAGCATTTCGAACACAGACCCCTGAACGCGACTGTGCATTTAAAGCGCCCGAAAAGGACCgctgttttcaaaacaaacGACACCCTCTGGACACTTGGCTAGCTGAACATTCTGCATCATTCAACGCCAAGCTCCTACACTTCCGCCGACCGCAGAATGAGCTGCATTTACTTCCCGAAACTACTGTTGTACTTCCGGGTTAAAAAGAATACACTTCCTGTATCCGGGAGCGCTCGTGTGTTCAGATGTTTTGGAAAGACCAGTTTAGCTTCCTCAGTTATTatagtttattatttaaaaacgtACTGCTTGGTTTTTTCTGATAAAGAGAATACGGTCTGATCGATCTTGTTATCTTGCACAATTCCATACTCAATACAGTAAATTTTGTAACGAAAGtctctatatattatatatcgctcatcatgatcatgttgACACCAAGTTAAGCAGTGGTTGGTCTCCAGTAACTATAGGTGTAAGAACTATTATGTTATGTACGTATATCAAACATTTTGCGTAACATACATTGATATTCACGTTATTCATATGACTCCTTGTTGGGTTTGCattgtatatattaatatttacataccAAGAGTCTGCACTGTTAATATGGTCACTGATACAGCACTTCTGATGCTCAGAATATCAGTAAAATTTTGCTGGCCAGTCACTGGCAGGCTGCACAGTTCTTTTCCGCTTTGAGTATTTGCTAGAGCACCACGTTTCGCACTGAATCGCAGACCAATGGGCCTGACCCATTTACGTAATTCAGTTCAAATTTCGATACATGCGTGTAAATCCAAAAGTATATATAAAGCTTCTAAACATGATTGCAGATACCTTCTGACTTATAGTCAAATGTAAGTAATATGTGTTTGTAGAAAATCCATGTATCAAATGTGAAGTTATACACAGCAAAACGCTGGAACGACCTCTACTGTTCCTGGTCTGAGTGtgtttttagaaaacagaaaggtgaataaaatactgttttaaaaaatagatAAACAAACAACCTTGTCTGATCTACTGATTTGTCTGAACTACTGTTACTACACTGACACTgcatatgacaataaaacccTCCCCATTTTGGCCACCAGGTGTCACACCCACTGAATGAAAGAGTTCGCAGTATTTTAGCCTTGCCTTGAACCGATGTTAGCACTACGAAAATAATCTCTTGGcgaataattatattttcaacaTCCTGCACAACTTAGCTCCTGTTAAATCACCCTTGGATCAGGTTAGTGATCTGGCCGAAAGTGAGCTCTGACAACAACGAACGAGAAGTCAAAACTGTACTGTCAACCTGTGGCATGCATCTCTGATTGCGTTGCCATTGAAGCGCAATCTGAAAGCTCTCTTAATTTCATGaataactaaaattaaaatgactctTCAGCTAATTTTGTGGAAATGTATTGtgcatatttgctttttcctaTACAGAATGTGAGCTCTAAGTTCTTTCCAGCCAAGTTTTAGCATAAACAACTTCCGATCTGAGGAACGTGTGAAGGCTGAAAGTCGCCACTAATTGGTGTTTTGGGCGTTGCGTCACGACGTAGCTCCTCCTCTTCCGGCGCACGCGGCGTGGTGACCTCACCGGCGAGCGTCCGGCCGAGCAGCTCGTTTGACGGAAGATGCTGAAAAAAAGAGAGCAGCTGGTGAGTTCGTATTAATAGAAGCTTCCTCGTTTTACATGCGGTTTTTCCCCTTCGTTTTAACACGCAGCTTTGTCTTTCTGCGGGTCGCAGTGTTCGGCGAGCCAGTTATTGACAGCAGCCGAAGCCGTTTGCAGGTGCGAGCGGTGCTGTGGACAGAAAGAATACtgaggggaagagagagagaaggagcgCGGCCGCAGCGCGCGCGGCGCTCTTTCCTTTCAGCCCGAGCGCGGAGTCCGTTTTGTGCGCGTCCCGCCggcactgtgactgtgtgtcaCACACCGCGAAGCCACCCTCCTCGAAACCCCCACAGCAGAGGTTCGGAGGGGACCTTTGCTTTGCCAACATGCTAAGTGTCCAGCGGCCGTTAgtgtttacacttttttttatccGCCGAGCACACTCACTGCGCCTAGGCTAATGCCGGTCTTTGTTTCATTCAGGGCGCGTGTCATCACGTGTTGTTAGAGCTGCGGGCTTTGAGCTGTCaccgtgcgcgcgcgcggatGTGGAACGTCGTCACGTGCCTGCTTCTTTGGGCAGGGCAGTGTAAAGCCCCGCTGCGCTGGTGTGCGCAACGTTGTTAGGCCACTCGGTCGCTGCCACACCTCCACATGTCAAGACTGAAACCCCTCAGAGTTCAGTAATCGTTAACTTCTTCCCCAATACAATAGTTTCAGGTGTGGCTTCTAAAGTggccaacaggtggcgtagcagcTAGAGGTCCTCCGACTAAAGACAGGGACTATCTTCGaatctgacctcctgctgtagtatccttgatggGGGTTTTATCTTGAACcgaaacagtaaaaatcaccctggtgtgtaaatgggtaaatcggtgtatgTAGCTTATCTGGTGAgatgctttggagggaagtatTAGATACATCCGAGAGAGACGTCGTTTTTCAGGTCAGACTGTGACATCCAGTGCTTCATAAGTGTGTGCAGGTTGCTTGAGCTCAGGGGTGTAATAACTGGACAGGTATTAGGGGAAAGAAATATTAGCAAGAACACTAGCAGtgggagaaaaaacatcagataaattaattaaactaaATTGAACATACCGTCTTCTCAACTGGCGGTCTGTTTAACAGCAGTGTTACTTTTGACATCACGGTCGAAAAAACCTCCGCGTACATATGTGATTCCGCTTCATCACAGCTTGGGATGTATAGAAGTCTAAAATAAAGCTGTCACAGATATGATAGTCTTTAGCACTTACATATACCCATCCATATATCATCAATAACTGTAATGTAATcaaaaattgtaattgtaatcAATAACTGTCAGGTGCAGGGAACAGGTGATCTGCTGTGCACTGGGTTTGGGCCACGTTATGCCAGACAGGGTAGCATCATTCAGTAACGCTTACCAGTTATAAACTTCAAGCTACAGTAAAACTAAatctcactgaaaataaaaatggacaaCTCCTATTTGAGGCATTTGACTGGTTCATTACAGTATATAAGCATGTCTGATGTTCGTCTCCTCCTGGCcactttcacctttttttttttatttattattaatgcaatgaataaaagcttaTACAGACTTCTCTTGATTTATGGGTGGGTAagttatttgaatttaaaagaGAATGTTGATGAAAATGAACCAAAAGTGCATCTTTCAACATTCATAACACAGGGTGGCAGCGTGTAATCTTACACTTATGACTCTTGCGCTACAGTATATAACATGGTGGTTAAATTCATAAGTTTTGAAGGTGTAGTAAAAATGTTCCTAAAAGACTACCTGTAAGTCAGTGTTACTCCACATTGGTTTCATGTTTAGGAATGTGAAAGCGAATTTGTGAAAACGTATTTTGTACACCACATTCTTCTAAAGGGGATTTTGTATAATGTGTTGCAGTTTCTGTGGTGTTAAAGGTGTATTGTAAAATCACCGGTGCAGTCGTTCTGCCTGCATGTATTGTTCAAATAGACATATTCGTGATATGGCCACCTTCAACAAACTTGAGCTGCTGCATTAGATTTAAATATAGATATAATTCAGTCTTTACAGTCTGTGCACTGAAAGTGTCAGATCAAACAGCGATAAAGACTCAATAACAAACCAAGTCATTAGATGGTATTTTATGCAGTTCTATAAGTAATAGTATTTCTGAGCTTTAATTAGAAACTTTTGATCCTGTTATTAGAATTAAACTGCCTAATACTGTGCCTTGCTTTTAAGTTCCTTCTGCTTTTAGCAGCAACATCATTGACACCAAGAAATGCTTGTCCAGAAATGTACAGTGCTTAACCTTGTGCCTCTGACTTAGTCCTGGTATTTTTAGTCATTCGCTTGGGAGCAGGTAGTTTTtcttgatgatttttttttttgttctgcccTTAAGCTACGGACGACCTTACAAAAGCAGGATTTTGAAGCAGAATTTCAAACAGCTGATTTCTCATAAGAGCTCAGAAAGTGGCGGTTGGTCTCCCCATTCCTGTAGAACGACTCTGATCATTTCTGCCTTCTGGGGACTGCAATAATAGAACTGAAATCATCTGGAATGtgattgcatttttaataataaatatagattGCTTTGCAGTATCTATGGCAACCGTAGCAGCCTAGCATCTCCTGTTGCCTTTGTTGGCTGGTTATGAGTGCAACATTCTCTGTCCCAGTGGTAAATCTGATCTAGGAGTGACTTCAGTTTGACATCATAATGCCTCTTCTGCTGTACTGGCAGGCGTGTTCCTTAAATGTATCTCCCCCCCCCGATCCTTTCCCAACCCTTCCGTAATTGGAGCCGTCGGCGGTTAGAAATATTTGTGCTGGTGTCTCTCTTTGTCTCCAAAGGCGTCACCAGTTTCGGGTCTGCTGGGAGTTTTGCTAGATAAATCACAGTGTCGTAGCAGGCGTGTCATTTTCTCGACTGACAAGGAGAATGGCAGGAATTAACGCTGAACATGAGGAAGTTCCGGTGCGTACCATGCTCTGTAAATTTTCTCCATGTCGCAGATTGTCTCATTTCTTTGTCGTTACGGTTCCCCGCTGTCTGGATTCGCCACGTACATGCAGGGTTCTGGTGCCAGAGGCTCAGCTTGGCTCGCTCCTTTTGCCTTGTTCTGCTTTGATAGTGAGCGCTCATCATTCAGACACCTGCAACTTAGTACTGTAGATAAAAGTTCACTCGTAATCATAGTGTCAGTACTTGTGTGCACTTCTGGGACAAATAGCAACCACTTTCAAACCTGTCACTTTGGCGTCTGAAAATTGAAGTGCCTGTTTTAaactgttgttgctgttatgagtactatgattttttttttttttttttgttctgccttATGTAAATTTACTTTAGCCCATCCACTCTGCACTAGGAACACAAATATGACCACATATGCACAGGCAAATGAACTGTacaaattttacacacacttcAACCGCTGTATCGACTAGACATCAAAGTCCAGCTTGTTCTCGCATCATTCTGTGCATAATAAGTAGCTCTCAAATTTAATTAGCAGCTGTAGGCTTTTCCCTTTAATGGATTTTCGAAAATGAATGTTACAAACTGGAATTTGGCCAAGGCTTTGATCCCTGATCCTTTGCTTTAACCTTCTTGTATGAGGCGATGAGAACTTCTATTTTTGgtatactgaaatattttgttttggaaaataaaggctcctaaatataaacaaacatgcaGTTAATCAATATTGTGtagaaataaaatgatcacCGACGTATTTTTCCACGAAGAGTGTGAAAACGGCGGGAGGGGTCCGGGCTGGAACGCAAGAATGGTTCATGATTGAAATAATGCATTGTGTGTAATTATGATAATATGCAGTTTGAGAGATTTTAGTTGGAAATGCTCCGTCAAATAGTGCTTCCATTTCCTTCCTTCTCATTCAGGCCAACAAAAGTGTTGAAAGGCACCTTTTACTGCATTTGAGTTTTTGAACAAGTTGATTTATTGCCCAGATGATGAATTTCATTCTTTGATGTGATTTGTATGAAGAGTTTACCAATAATTGAAGACTAAGTGGTTTTACAGAAATGGTTATTTTAAGCAATTCATACGGGAGCTTTGCTTCATCACTTTGACATGTTCTAGTGTTATTTCTTTGCAGTGGTTCATAAAGCTGTATGCTTGCTCTGAAAGCAAGACCTTGAGAATTCAAATGCATTACTGGATAATGGAAACTTCCGGTAACATAGTAAGGCTAGAGGGATCAGCTTAGCTGCCTCTTGTTCAGCCGTCAT harbors:
- the pik3r4 gene encoding phosphoinositide 3-kinase regulatory subunit 4, encoding MGNQLAGIAPSQILSVDSYFSDIHDYEYDRSLGSTRFFKVARAKHREGLVVVKVFAIQDPSLPLTSYKQELEELKIRLHSCQNCLPFQKATLTEKAAMLFRQFVRDNLYDRISTRPFLNNIEKKWIAFQILNAVDQAHKSGVRHGDIKTENIMVTSWNWVLLTDFASFKPTYLPEDNPADFNYFFDTSRRRTCYIAPERFVDGSMFATESDQTTPLMDLSSSSQRTRGELKQAMDIFSAGCVIAELFTEGIPLFDLSQLLAYRKGHFQTEQVLMKIEDRSVRELVAQMVQREPEKRLTAEEYLKQQRGKAFPDIFYTFLQPYMAQFAKETFQSADERVLVVRKDLENILHNLCGGEQAEKAARATESDTTKEHALAVLVSVITSCLQTLCTCDSKLAALELVLHLAERLSVEVLLDRITPYLLHFCSDSVPRVRAEALRTLTKVLALVKEVPRNDINIYPEYILPGIAHLAQDEATIVRLAYAENIALLAETALRFLELVQENNLNMEHDLNGEDAEEALHPNENYDSELQALHEMVQQKVVTLLSDPENIVKQTLMENGITRLCVFFGRQKANDVLLSHMITFLNDKNDWHLRGAFFDSIVGVAAYVGWQSSSILKPLLQQGLSDAEEFVICKALNALTCMCQLGLLQKPHIYEFVSDIAPFLCHPNLWICYGAVGFITVVAEHLNIADVYCKLMPHLTPFITQPIIQIDKEIVLLSVLKEPVSRSIFDYSLRSKDIGSLFRHLLLRQKKRNGLIPECPIPEDPAIAQLLKKLLSQGMTEAEEDKLLALKDFMLKSSKAKANVVDQSHLGDTMQSGVIDLAALGIMGRHVDLVKPKHESEDKRARKHTKQDSNMNEEWKSMFGSLEPSNVTAAPPPPTVTEGPALQPRKAALPVVQSVGGASTYQRRLTTCKTELQQLVQQKREQCTAERMAKQMMESTEWESRPPPPGWHPKGLLVAHLHEHKSAVNRIRVSEEHSIFATCSNDGTIKIWDCQKMEGKTTTTRSVLTYSRIGGHVKTLSFCQGSHYLAVASDNGSIQLLAVEANKPPKSPKVHTSQTRFLDLKEDGCVVDMHHFNSGAQSVLAYATVNGSLVGWDLRSNSDAWTLRHDLRLGLITSFAVDMHQCWLCVGTCNGTMACWDMRFQLPISNHSHPARARIRRLLMHPLYQSSVIAAVQGNNEVSMWDMETGDRKFTLWASTAPPLSEMQPSPHSVHGIYCSPADGNPLLLTAGSDMRIRFWDLAYPERSYIVAGGASDSLHCPSVFYNRKIIEGTEVVQEIHSKQKSGSTEDVPRRGPESLPVGHHDIITDIATFQTTQGFIVTASRDGIVKVWK